ATACCTATGTTCTACCAAAAGGAAGTACTAATATAAAAGTTTGTAAGACTGCATTTTCTAATATGTTTCAAATCGGTTATAGAAAGTTAGCAGTTATTcaatcaaaaattaaattaaataatgttgaAGCACTAAGAGATCAGAGAGGAAAAACTCATTCTTACAGGCACAAGGTAGATGTTGATGTAGAAAATTATATAAGCAGTCATATTAGAAGTTTTCCATCTGAAAGTTCTCATTATTCTAGAAATCAAAATATCCACAAACAGTACTTAAATCCATTACTTACAATTAAAACTATGTATTCAATGTACACAAAAAAATGTGAGGATGAAAATAAACCtaccaaatattatataaaggaATGCAcatatagaaaaatatttaacaccAAATTCAATCTTTCTTTTAGGCAGCCAAGAACAGATGTTTGTTGTAAATGTGATTCAAATACTCAAACTGAAGAACATATTGAGAACTATAAAAGAGCATTTGAGCTACAAAAACTGGAAAGGGAGATGGCGGTGTCTGGACAAAACATGACATATATTAGTTTTGATATGCAGCAGACACAGCCGCTTCCTAAAATTCCagtatcaaaagctttttatttaAGACAAATTTGGTTCTACAATGAAGGTATACATATAGTTGATAAAAATGGACATAGGTCCTATTTCTGCACTTGGACTGAAGACTGTGGAGGAAAGGGCAGTGTAGAAGTTCTTAGTTCGCTTTTTTACTGTTTAAGCAAGTTAGCTAATGTAGATAGTTCCCAAAACTTGTTGCTATGGTCAGATTCTGCCAGTGGCCAAAATAAGAATCAATACTTAATTGTTTTGTATCAGTACATGATTGCACAGAAATTATTTGTATCCATTGAACATAAATTTCCAGAGGTAGGTCATACATTTCTTGATTGTGACAGAGATTTTGGCCGTATagaaaaattattgagaaagcATGAGAAAATATTTACTCCTAATCAGtatagaaatataattaaaagggcatctAAGAATAACTCTATCATAGAAGATATGAATCatcatttttatgattttaccaAATTAAAAAATGATTTGGGCATAGTTATACCCAATACAaatacattaaaacaaaaaattaactttaaaggGAATGTAAAATGGATTCGCCATGAAGATTAtggtagatatttttataagaccAACTATGACCCCTACACACCATATTTAGAAGTTTCTCTGGTAAAAAATCCTAATATTATCCCGGAAGTTGCCTTGACATGTAATAACCAAAAGGGTAAAATCTCTAAAGAAAAAATAGCTGATATAAAAACACAGCTTGAGTACATTGAAAAAGAGTCTCAATGGTATTATATAAACATTTTGaataatgattaatttttattattgatagtGTTACTTGCCAACAAGTTGTAACTTCACATTTTTGACCTAGACCTTCTAAgttgtaacgttttatttatttaaataaagcttTTTCAAGTAATAATCGttaaattcttttatttctaACATAAGACCTTTTTAAGttcatataatttaaatatgatttatattaaattaaacaaaggTGTTATGTTCctaatttatcaatatttataaaactaaaataataaatacctttttatgtatattatctaataaataatgatatatTCAAGGCAAATAAATACTTTGGTTTTGTTTAAAACTTAAACCATATTAGTTACAtcgattaaatattttacaattttcaaACACCCATAATCCTATTTGAACTTTTTGTTAATTAACACCTTTGTCCACTCACCCCTTCAATTAACACAATTATAtatggcttataattaactgatcaccagaaatagtaacatttcacagacaaaaatagtaaacgatcaccaaaatacagattACAGACCACCATTGatataaaatgataaccaacacatacacaccctaaattattatctcttagttttgttacatcctgtatagttATTTTATTCTCTACGTATATCGtaagcaaaatattttaatcgctAGTACGCTAATTGCTAGATAGCCccgcttggtactactaatataccaTATACCTAAATATTCTGTGGCCCCGCAGGCCGCAGGGGCGATAAGCAGGGGCGGAATTTTTTCGGCAGATTAGCGTCGCGTATTAGGATTCGTAGGCCAACTATGGCCTTTTCTAAAACATTCGTTTTAGCGATACACCTACTTTAGGGatagaattaataaaaaattgctaATAGTGAATAatctacatccatactaatattataaatgcgaaagtatctctgtctgtctgtctgtcttgctttcacgccaaaactactgaaccgattgcaatgaaattttgtagttattctagagtctgagaaaggacataggctacattttgatgtgggaaaatatcttatttccatgaaaatttcgatgaaaatgaattcgcattgcgcgtggccagcgctcatcccgggggtcctgggttcgagtcccgcaggcggaacaaaaagttttcaatgttcctgggtcttggatgtgtattaaaataaaatttcaaaaatcttaaacatattttatgtataatattataaaaaatccagaaatatatcgatggaatgaacattttagttctaatacgattcagcagatggcgttttattttttactttattgtaacatagaactatcatacttattagttagtatgtttttgtttatagtttttaatacgttagaatattatgtttaataatattatcacttggtataataataatcaatctatcttatcttatgtagaactcctactgcatttctaatccatactatccatactaatattataaatgcgaaagtatctctgtctgtctgtctgtcttgctttcacgccaaaactactgaaccgattgcaatgaaattttgtatacagttattctagagtctgagaaaggacataggctacattttgatgtgggaaaatatcttatttccatgaaaatttcgatgaaaatgaattcgcattgcgcgtggccagcgctcatcccgggggtcctgggttcgagtcccgcaggcggaacaaaa
This genomic window from Aricia agestis chromosome 17, ilAriAges1.1, whole genome shotgun sequence contains:
- the LOC121735220 gene encoding uncharacterized protein LOC121735220 isoform X1 produces the protein MSLNSRSRQILSLVLSNENTRNTENVSCETASVDQRISHSSDLPNTSSTNDVANSKYGNLINCSILWQKDIFFHYLCCLLSDTENIQNDCYVPTKCHSPSILVVDHIEQGNEDICNNQDTPQEYGSQDSDDNNNSPISPEEPYSPASTDHEYIPSSSSNDISATEIQEESPMTNNILQPRKRKIFQLKEKLSKKRSRNEAEWKQNRNSILRQEGKAYVTRKGKTMESKKPRFGILCKETCKYKCYEKFCDIDCASLFSQYYSLKNNNEKNMYLSKFITVEKVKRALTNPKRQRCTTYTYVLPKGSTNIKVCKTAFSNMFQIGYRKLAVIQSKIKLNNVEALRDQRGKTHSYRHKVDVDVENYISSHIRSFPSESSHYSRNQNIHKQYLNPLLTIKTMYSMYTKKCEDENKPTKYYIKECTYRKIFNTKFNLSFRQPRTDVCCKCDSNTQTEEHIENYKRAFELQKLEREMAVSGQNMTYISFDMQQTQPLPKIPVSKAFYLRQIWFYNEGIHIVDKNGHRSYFCTWTEDCGGKGSVEVLSSLFYCLSKLANVDSSQNLLLWSDSASGQNKNQYLIVLYQYMIAQKLFVSIEHKFPEVGHTFLDCDRDFGRIEKLLRKHEKIFTPNQYRNIIKRASKNNSIIEDMNHHFYDFTKLKNDLGIVIPNTNTLKQKINFKGNVKWIRHEDYGRYFYKTNYDPYTPYLEVSLVKNPNIIPEVALTCNNQKGKISKEKIADIKTQLEYIEKESQWYYINILNND
- the LOC121735220 gene encoding uncharacterized protein LOC121735220 isoform X2, with protein sequence MSLNSRSRQILSLVLSNENTRNTENVSCETASVDQRISHSSDLPNTSSTNDVANNTENIQNDCYVPTKCHSPSILVVDHIEQGNEDICNNQDTPQEYGSQDSDDNNNSPISPEEPYSPASTDHEYIPSSSSNDISATEIQEESPMTNNILQPRKRKIFQLKEKLSKKRSRNEAEWKQNRNSILRQEGKAYVTRKGKTMESKKPRFGILCKETCKYKCYEKFCDIDCASLFSQYYSLKNNNEKNMYLSKFITVEKVKRALTNPKRQRCTTYTYVLPKGSTNIKVCKTAFSNMFQIGYRKLAVIQSKIKLNNVEALRDQRGKTHSYRHKVDVDVENYISSHIRSFPSESSHYSRNQNIHKQYLNPLLTIKTMYSMYTKKCEDENKPTKYYIKECTYRKIFNTKFNLSFRQPRTDVCCKCDSNTQTEEHIENYKRAFELQKLEREMAVSGQNMTYISFDMQQTQPLPKIPVSKAFYLRQIWFYNEGIHIVDKNGHRSYFCTWTEDCGGKGSVEVLSSLFYCLSKLANVDSSQNLLLWSDSASGQNKNQYLIVLYQYMIAQKLFVSIEHKFPEVGHTFLDCDRDFGRIEKLLRKHEKIFTPNQYRNIIKRASKNNSIIEDMNHHFYDFTKLKNDLGIVIPNTNTLKQKINFKGNVKWIRHEDYGRYFYKTNYDPYTPYLEVSLVKNPNIIPEVALTCNNQKGKISKEKIADIKTQLEYIEKESQWYYINILNND